One window from the genome of Cucumis melo cultivar AY chromosome 10, USDA_Cmelo_AY_1.0, whole genome shotgun sequence encodes:
- the LOC103489487 gene encoding uncharacterized protein LOC103489487, with product MEGTIAEELYSESLQSTKSKLGDISLSDYKKDRPSGSGVDDSCKDDGSLWGGSDEGLEETADLDREWQRRHDQFHTIGYRDGLIAGKEAAAQEGFNIGFKQSVSVGYKLGLVRGVSSVLASLPDDLKEKLAGTPENQSKFQSLYESVNSLSTVDALRLFNGDITTQHTKEEFVSANTNSQTLDLLKKNPDYGRLGKFYEELAAHLPQSPALNVHLHEER from the exons ATGGAGGGTACCATTGCTGAAGAACTTTATTCCGAGAGTTTGCAGTCGACAAAGTCAAAATTGGGTGATATTTCGTTATCTGATTACAAAAAAGATCGGCCATCAG GTTCTGGTGTGGATGACTCGTGCAAAGATGATGGATCTTTATGGGGTGGCTCTGATGAAGGCTTGGAGGAAACCGCTGATTTGGACAGGGAGTGGCAGAGAAGACATGACCAATTTCATACG ATTGGATACCGTGATGGTTTAATTGCTGGGAAAGAAGCTGCAGCTCAAGAGGGATTTAATATTGGCTTCAAGCAGTCAGTCTCTGTTGGATATAAGTTGGGTCTTGTCAGAGGTGTTAGCAG tgtGCTTGCTTCTCTTCCTGATGACTTGAAAGAGAAGCTAGCAGGAACTCCAGAGAACCAAAGTAAATTTCAAAGCTTGTATGAATCTGTGAACTCCCTTTCGACAGTAGATGCGCTGAGGTTATTCAATGGGGATATTACGACACAACACACGAAAGAAGAGTTTGTCAGTGCAAATACAAATTCGCAAACCTTGGATTTGTTGAAGAAAAATCCAGATTACGGTCGTCTAGGAAAGTTCTATGAAGAGCTTGCAGCACATTTACCACAATCGCCTGCTCTGAATGTTCATTTACATGAAGAACGTTAG
- the LOC103489486 gene encoding scarecrow-like protein 3 isoform X1 encodes MLGHVWLEGTLMAGMFNGEGSSSVTSSPLQFFPWSLSPGIGSPYPFLRELKSEERGLCLIHLLLGCANQVAIGNIENANVGLEQISHLASPDGDTMQRIAAYFTEALADRILKSWPGLHKALNSTKILSVPEEILAQRLFFELCPFLKLAYVMTNQAIIEAMEGERMIHIIDFKSCEPAQWINLLQTLKDRPDGPPHLRITGIHEQKEVLEQMALRLTEEAEKWDIPFQFTPVVSKLENLDLESLRVKTGEALAVSSVLELHSVLATDDDKKTSPSASKNLQKLLRMKQRTLGEWLETDSLQVFSSPDSASVCSPSGLNPSQKMTSFLTALWGLSPKVMVITEQESNLNGSAFMERVLEALNFYAALFDCLESTVSRSSIERQRVEKMLLGEEIKNIIACEGAERTERHEKLEKWILRLESVGFGKVPLSYHSMLLGSRLLQSYGYDGYKIKEENGFLFICWQDRPLFSVSAWGFQRQSS; translated from the exons ATGTTAGGGCATGTTTGGCTTGAAG GTACTTTAATGGCAGGAATGTTTAATGGGGAGGGTTCATCGTCGGTAACTTCGTCGCCTTTGCAGTTCTTTCCGTGGTCGTTATCACCCGGTATAGGATCGCCATACCCTTTTCTAAGAGAGCTCAAATCTGAAGAGAGGGGTTTGTGTTTGATTCACCTACTTCTTGGCTGTGCCAACCAAGTTGCTATTGGTAACATTGAAAATGCTAATGTTGGCCTCGAGCAAATTTCCCACCTTGCTTCGCCAGACGGGGACACAATGCAGCGGATTGCTGCTTACTTCACCGAGGCACTCGCCGATCGAATACTTAAATCCTGGCCTGGCTTACACAAAGCCTTGAACTCTACCAAAATTCTGTCAGTCCCTGAAGAGATTCTTGCCCAAAGATTGTTCTTTGAATTGTGTCCTTTCTTGAAGCTTGCATATGTGATGACTAATCAGGCTATTATAGAAGCCATGGAGGGAGAAAGGATGATTCATATTATTGATTTCAAATCTTGTGAACCTGCTCAGTGGATAAACCTTCTTCAAACATTGAAAGATAGGCCAGATGGTCCACCCCACTTGAGAATAACTGGAATTCATGAACAAAAGGAAGTGTTGGAACAAATGGCTCTTCGGCTCACCGAAGAGGCAGAAAAATGGGATATACCATTTCAATTCACCCCAGTTGTTAGCAAATTAGAAAACCTTGACCTTGAAAGTTTAAGGGTTAAGACAGGTGAAGCACTTGCAGTTAGCTCTGTTCTTGAGCTTCATTCTGTTTTGGCTACAGATGACGATAAGAAAACGTCGCCATCTGCATCAAAGAATTTACAAAAACTCCTACGTATGAAGCAGCGAACACTAGGAGAGTGGCTTGAGACAGATTCGTTGCAAGTTTTTAGTAGCCCAGATTCAGCCTCAGTATGCTCCCCATCAGGATTGAATCCTTCGCAAAAGATGACCAGTTTTTTGACTGCATTATGGGGCCTTTCTCCAAAAGTTATGGTAATAACTGAGCAAGAATCAAACCTGAATGGATCTGCTTTCATGGAAAGAGTACTAGAAGCATTGAACTTCTATGCTGCATTGTTTGATTGTTTAGAGTCAACCGTGTCACGATCATCGATCGAACGACAAAGGGTCGAGAAAATGCTTTTAGGAGAGGAAATAAAAAACATCATTGCTTGTGAGGGGGCAGAAAGGACGGAGAGGCACGAAAAGCTTGAGAAATGGATACTGAGGCTCGAATCCGTGGGGTTCGGAAAGGTTCCATTGAGTTACCATAGTATGTTATTGGGAAGTAGATTGTTGCAAAGCTATGGATATGATGGGTATAAAATCAAAGAAGagaatggatttttgttcatcTGCTGGCAAGATAGGCCTCTTTTTTCAGTTTCAGCTTGGGGGTTTCAAAGGCAAAGCTCATGA
- the LOC103489486 gene encoding scarecrow-like protein 3 isoform X3, which produces MSTLMAGMFNGEGSSSVTSSPLQFFPWSLSPGIGSPYPFLRELKSEERGLCLIHLLLGCANQVAIGNIENANVGLEQISHLASPDGDTMQRIAAYFTEALADRILKSWPGLHKALNSTKILSVPEEILAQRLFFELCPFLKLAYVMTNQAIIEAMEGERMIHIIDFKSCEPAQWINLLQTLKDRPDGPPHLRITGIHEQKEVLEQMALRLTEEAEKWDIPFQFTPVVSKLENLDLESLRVKTGEALAVSSVLELHSVLATDDDKKTSPSASKNLQKLLRMKQRTLGEWLETDSLQVFSSPDSASVCSPSGLNPSQKMTSFLTALWGLSPKVMVITEQESNLNGSAFMERVLEALNFYAALFDCLESTVSRSSIERQRVEKMLLGEEIKNIIACEGAERTERHEKLEKWILRLESVGFGKVPLSYHSMLLGSRLLQSYGYDGYKIKEENGFLFICWQDRPLFSVSAWGFQRQSS; this is translated from the exons ATGA GTACTTTAATGGCAGGAATGTTTAATGGGGAGGGTTCATCGTCGGTAACTTCGTCGCCTTTGCAGTTCTTTCCGTGGTCGTTATCACCCGGTATAGGATCGCCATACCCTTTTCTAAGAGAGCTCAAATCTGAAGAGAGGGGTTTGTGTTTGATTCACCTACTTCTTGGCTGTGCCAACCAAGTTGCTATTGGTAACATTGAAAATGCTAATGTTGGCCTCGAGCAAATTTCCCACCTTGCTTCGCCAGACGGGGACACAATGCAGCGGATTGCTGCTTACTTCACCGAGGCACTCGCCGATCGAATACTTAAATCCTGGCCTGGCTTACACAAAGCCTTGAACTCTACCAAAATTCTGTCAGTCCCTGAAGAGATTCTTGCCCAAAGATTGTTCTTTGAATTGTGTCCTTTCTTGAAGCTTGCATATGTGATGACTAATCAGGCTATTATAGAAGCCATGGAGGGAGAAAGGATGATTCATATTATTGATTTCAAATCTTGTGAACCTGCTCAGTGGATAAACCTTCTTCAAACATTGAAAGATAGGCCAGATGGTCCACCCCACTTGAGAATAACTGGAATTCATGAACAAAAGGAAGTGTTGGAACAAATGGCTCTTCGGCTCACCGAAGAGGCAGAAAAATGGGATATACCATTTCAATTCACCCCAGTTGTTAGCAAATTAGAAAACCTTGACCTTGAAAGTTTAAGGGTTAAGACAGGTGAAGCACTTGCAGTTAGCTCTGTTCTTGAGCTTCATTCTGTTTTGGCTACAGATGACGATAAGAAAACGTCGCCATCTGCATCAAAGAATTTACAAAAACTCCTACGTATGAAGCAGCGAACACTAGGAGAGTGGCTTGAGACAGATTCGTTGCAAGTTTTTAGTAGCCCAGATTCAGCCTCAGTATGCTCCCCATCAGGATTGAATCCTTCGCAAAAGATGACCAGTTTTTTGACTGCATTATGGGGCCTTTCTCCAAAAGTTATGGTAATAACTGAGCAAGAATCAAACCTGAATGGATCTGCTTTCATGGAAAGAGTACTAGAAGCATTGAACTTCTATGCTGCATTGTTTGATTGTTTAGAGTCAACCGTGTCACGATCATCGATCGAACGACAAAGGGTCGAGAAAATGCTTTTAGGAGAGGAAATAAAAAACATCATTGCTTGTGAGGGGGCAGAAAGGACGGAGAGGCACGAAAAGCTTGAGAAATGGATACTGAGGCTCGAATCCGTGGGGTTCGGAAAGGTTCCATTGAGTTACCATAGTATGTTATTGGGAAGTAGATTGTTGCAAAGCTATGGATATGATGGGTATAAAATCAAAGAAGagaatggatttttgttcatcTGCTGGCAAGATAGGCCTCTTTTTTCAGTTTCAGCTTGGGGGTTTCAAAGGCAAAGCTCATGA
- the LOC103489486 gene encoding scarecrow-like protein 3 isoform X2: MLTKTHQFRETNMNVERENLGTLMAGMFNGEGSSSVTSSPLQFFPWSLSPGIGSPYPFLRELKSEERGLCLIHLLLGCANQVAIGNIENANVGLEQISHLASPDGDTMQRIAAYFTEALADRILKSWPGLHKALNSTKILSVPEEILAQRLFFELCPFLKLAYVMTNQAIIEAMEGERMIHIIDFKSCEPAQWINLLQTLKDRPDGPPHLRITGIHEQKEVLEQMALRLTEEAEKWDIPFQFTPVVSKLENLDLESLRVKTGEALAVSSVLELHSVLATDDDKKTSPSASKNLQKLLRMKQRTLGEWLETDSLQVFSSPDSASVCSPSGLNPSQKMTSFLTALWGLSPKVMVITEQESNLNGSAFMERVLEALNFYAALFDCLESTVSRSSIERQRVEKMLLGEEIKNIIACEGAERTERHEKLEKWILRLESVGFGKVPLSYHSMLLGSRLLQSYGYDGYKIKEENGFLFICWQDRPLFSVSAWGFQRQSS, encoded by the exons ATGTTGACAAAAACCCATCAATTTAGAGAGACGAATATGAATGTGGAGAGGGAAAATCTAG GTACTTTAATGGCAGGAATGTTTAATGGGGAGGGTTCATCGTCGGTAACTTCGTCGCCTTTGCAGTTCTTTCCGTGGTCGTTATCACCCGGTATAGGATCGCCATACCCTTTTCTAAGAGAGCTCAAATCTGAAGAGAGGGGTTTGTGTTTGATTCACCTACTTCTTGGCTGTGCCAACCAAGTTGCTATTGGTAACATTGAAAATGCTAATGTTGGCCTCGAGCAAATTTCCCACCTTGCTTCGCCAGACGGGGACACAATGCAGCGGATTGCTGCTTACTTCACCGAGGCACTCGCCGATCGAATACTTAAATCCTGGCCTGGCTTACACAAAGCCTTGAACTCTACCAAAATTCTGTCAGTCCCTGAAGAGATTCTTGCCCAAAGATTGTTCTTTGAATTGTGTCCTTTCTTGAAGCTTGCATATGTGATGACTAATCAGGCTATTATAGAAGCCATGGAGGGAGAAAGGATGATTCATATTATTGATTTCAAATCTTGTGAACCTGCTCAGTGGATAAACCTTCTTCAAACATTGAAAGATAGGCCAGATGGTCCACCCCACTTGAGAATAACTGGAATTCATGAACAAAAGGAAGTGTTGGAACAAATGGCTCTTCGGCTCACCGAAGAGGCAGAAAAATGGGATATACCATTTCAATTCACCCCAGTTGTTAGCAAATTAGAAAACCTTGACCTTGAAAGTTTAAGGGTTAAGACAGGTGAAGCACTTGCAGTTAGCTCTGTTCTTGAGCTTCATTCTGTTTTGGCTACAGATGACGATAAGAAAACGTCGCCATCTGCATCAAAGAATTTACAAAAACTCCTACGTATGAAGCAGCGAACACTAGGAGAGTGGCTTGAGACAGATTCGTTGCAAGTTTTTAGTAGCCCAGATTCAGCCTCAGTATGCTCCCCATCAGGATTGAATCCTTCGCAAAAGATGACCAGTTTTTTGACTGCATTATGGGGCCTTTCTCCAAAAGTTATGGTAATAACTGAGCAAGAATCAAACCTGAATGGATCTGCTTTCATGGAAAGAGTACTAGAAGCATTGAACTTCTATGCTGCATTGTTTGATTGTTTAGAGTCAACCGTGTCACGATCATCGATCGAACGACAAAGGGTCGAGAAAATGCTTTTAGGAGAGGAAATAAAAAACATCATTGCTTGTGAGGGGGCAGAAAGGACGGAGAGGCACGAAAAGCTTGAGAAATGGATACTGAGGCTCGAATCCGTGGGGTTCGGAAAGGTTCCATTGAGTTACCATAGTATGTTATTGGGAAGTAGATTGTTGCAAAGCTATGGATATGATGGGTATAAAATCAAAGAAGagaatggatttttgttcatcTGCTGGCAAGATAGGCCTCTTTTTTCAGTTTCAGCTTGGGGGTTTCAAAGGCAAAGCTCATGA
- the LOC103489486 gene encoding scarecrow-like protein 3 isoform X4, which translates to MAGMFNGEGSSSVTSSPLQFFPWSLSPGIGSPYPFLRELKSEERGLCLIHLLLGCANQVAIGNIENANVGLEQISHLASPDGDTMQRIAAYFTEALADRILKSWPGLHKALNSTKILSVPEEILAQRLFFELCPFLKLAYVMTNQAIIEAMEGERMIHIIDFKSCEPAQWINLLQTLKDRPDGPPHLRITGIHEQKEVLEQMALRLTEEAEKWDIPFQFTPVVSKLENLDLESLRVKTGEALAVSSVLELHSVLATDDDKKTSPSASKNLQKLLRMKQRTLGEWLETDSLQVFSSPDSASVCSPSGLNPSQKMTSFLTALWGLSPKVMVITEQESNLNGSAFMERVLEALNFYAALFDCLESTVSRSSIERQRVEKMLLGEEIKNIIACEGAERTERHEKLEKWILRLESVGFGKVPLSYHSMLLGSRLLQSYGYDGYKIKEENGFLFICWQDRPLFSVSAWGFQRQSS; encoded by the coding sequence ATGGCAGGAATGTTTAATGGGGAGGGTTCATCGTCGGTAACTTCGTCGCCTTTGCAGTTCTTTCCGTGGTCGTTATCACCCGGTATAGGATCGCCATACCCTTTTCTAAGAGAGCTCAAATCTGAAGAGAGGGGTTTGTGTTTGATTCACCTACTTCTTGGCTGTGCCAACCAAGTTGCTATTGGTAACATTGAAAATGCTAATGTTGGCCTCGAGCAAATTTCCCACCTTGCTTCGCCAGACGGGGACACAATGCAGCGGATTGCTGCTTACTTCACCGAGGCACTCGCCGATCGAATACTTAAATCCTGGCCTGGCTTACACAAAGCCTTGAACTCTACCAAAATTCTGTCAGTCCCTGAAGAGATTCTTGCCCAAAGATTGTTCTTTGAATTGTGTCCTTTCTTGAAGCTTGCATATGTGATGACTAATCAGGCTATTATAGAAGCCATGGAGGGAGAAAGGATGATTCATATTATTGATTTCAAATCTTGTGAACCTGCTCAGTGGATAAACCTTCTTCAAACATTGAAAGATAGGCCAGATGGTCCACCCCACTTGAGAATAACTGGAATTCATGAACAAAAGGAAGTGTTGGAACAAATGGCTCTTCGGCTCACCGAAGAGGCAGAAAAATGGGATATACCATTTCAATTCACCCCAGTTGTTAGCAAATTAGAAAACCTTGACCTTGAAAGTTTAAGGGTTAAGACAGGTGAAGCACTTGCAGTTAGCTCTGTTCTTGAGCTTCATTCTGTTTTGGCTACAGATGACGATAAGAAAACGTCGCCATCTGCATCAAAGAATTTACAAAAACTCCTACGTATGAAGCAGCGAACACTAGGAGAGTGGCTTGAGACAGATTCGTTGCAAGTTTTTAGTAGCCCAGATTCAGCCTCAGTATGCTCCCCATCAGGATTGAATCCTTCGCAAAAGATGACCAGTTTTTTGACTGCATTATGGGGCCTTTCTCCAAAAGTTATGGTAATAACTGAGCAAGAATCAAACCTGAATGGATCTGCTTTCATGGAAAGAGTACTAGAAGCATTGAACTTCTATGCTGCATTGTTTGATTGTTTAGAGTCAACCGTGTCACGATCATCGATCGAACGACAAAGGGTCGAGAAAATGCTTTTAGGAGAGGAAATAAAAAACATCATTGCTTGTGAGGGGGCAGAAAGGACGGAGAGGCACGAAAAGCTTGAGAAATGGATACTGAGGCTCGAATCCGTGGGGTTCGGAAAGGTTCCATTGAGTTACCATAGTATGTTATTGGGAAGTAGATTGTTGCAAAGCTATGGATATGATGGGTATAAAATCAAAGAAGagaatggatttttgttcatcTGCTGGCAAGATAGGCCTCTTTTTTCAGTTTCAGCTTGGGGGTTTCAAAGGCAAAGCTCATGA